GGCCGCCTACACGAACGCGGAACTGGGCGAGCTGGTCGGTGGCAGCAACGACTACCAGCTGCCGGCCTGCTCGATCCCGGGCATCACCAACTGCCTGGATGTGACGGGCAACACGATGCCGCACTCGCCGAAGTGGAGCACGCAGCTGATGTACCAGCACGTCTTCCAGCTGCCGGCGGGCACGCTGACGCCGCGCCTGTCGGCTCACTGGGAATCGGCCAGCTGGCTGTCCGTGTTCAACCTGGGCGCGCCGGACCGCCAGGCTTCGTACTCGAAGCTGGACCTGGGCCTGCGCTACGATGCCGACAAGAAGTACTACGTCGACCTGTTCGTGCGCAACGCCACGGACAAGAACATCAAGACGAGTGCGCAGAACCCGCAAGGCGTCTGGCAAGCCCAGTACCTGCCCCCGCGCACGATCGGCTTCAACGCCGGCTACACGTTCTAAGCACCGTTTCAGTTGTGCCCTGGGACCCCGACGCCTCGCGGCGCCGGGGTTTTTTTATGGGTGCGCGGCCAGGAGAAGAGAGCCGCAGTGCGGTGCAGGCGTTAATAAATTCCTAATTGTGCCGTGGGAGGATCCGCCATCACTCGCCACTGGAGCACACCTTGGACATCCTCCGCCTGGGACCGCTTGTATTGCCTTTCCATGCCGTTCTGGCACTGCTGGGACTTGGCATCGCGAATGCGGTGGCCGCGTGGTTCCGCCGCGCTCGCGGCGTCGATCCCGGCCCAGCGCTGTGGAGAATGACGGTTGCAGGCTTCCTGGCGGGCCGATTGTTCTTTGTGTTGCGCCACCACGATCTCTATGCCGCTTCACCGTGGTCCGCGCTGAATTTCCGCGACGGCGGCTTCAGTGCGCTGGCGGGCTGGCTGGCAGCGCTGCTGACGGGCGCCATCGTGGCGCGCGCCAGCGCCCCGCTGCGGCGCGCCTTGCTGGCGGCCACGTTGGCCGGCGGCGCTGTGTGGTTCGGCGCCACACAGCTCAACCAGGCCATGGCGCCCGCGCGGGAACCGATCCCGCCGATCGCCGTGCAGCGGCTGGACGGGGCGGCCGTCACACTGGACAGCTTCAAGGGCCGTCCGCTCGTCGTCAACCTGTGGGCGACGTGGTGCGGCCCCTGCCGGCGCGAGATGCCGGCCCTGATGGCTGCCCAGCGGGCCAATCCGCAGGTCGCCTTCGTCTTCGTCAACCAGGGCGAGTCGGCCGAGACAGTGCGCCAGTTCCTGGCTGCGCAAAAGCTGGCCATCGCAAACGTCCTGATCGACCCTGCGCGGCGGGTCGGGACCGGTACGCGGTCCTTGGGCTATCCGACCACGCTGTTCTATGACGCGGCCGGCAGGTTGCGCGACCGCCATGTCGGCGAGTTGTCGCAGGCCACCGCGCGCGAGTACATCGCCGGGCTGGACCGTTTGCCGTGACTGAAAGCGATGGCGCTTACAGCCGGGCTCGTGTCTTTGTCGGGGTGTGACCCCATGGTGGACACGAGCACAGCTGTAAGCGGCGCAAAGTTTGCCGTGATATATTGAAATCGACATGGAACCAGGAGAACACGATGATTATCGCCATCACATCGTTCAAATTGCCCAAGCCGATCAGTCGCGATGAGGCGCAGCGGATCTTCCTCAGCACCGCGCCGACCTACCAGGGTGTCGAGGGATTGCTGCAGAAGCACTATGTGCTGTCGGAGGATGGCGGAACCGCTGGCGGCGTGTATTTCTGGAAGACCCGCGCGGCGGCGGACGCAATGTACACGGCCGCCTGGCGCGAGTTCGTGCGGGAGAAGTATGGGACCGAACCCACGGTGACGTATTTCGACAGCCCGGTGGTCGTCGACAACGTCACCGGGCAAGTATTCCAGAACGAGGCAGGCGCTTGATCGCGCGAGCCGTCGGTCAGCCTTCCTTGTGGTGGAACGGCGCGAACCACGTCACCAGGAACGAGGGGATCGTCGCGGCCATCACGAACCAGAAGTAATTCACGTAGCCCAGCAGTTGCTGCAGGTGGCCGGAGACCAGGCCCGTCACCATCATGCACAGGCCCATCAGGCCGGTGCCGAACGCATAGTGCGTGGTCGTGTACTTGCCCGGCGCCAGTTGCTGCATCAGGTAGATCATGAAGCCGACGGAGCCGAAGCCGTAGAAGAACTTTTCGATGGCGACACCGGCGCTGATGACGAACACGTCCGTCGGCTGGTAGTAGGCCATCAGCAGGAACGTGGCGTTCGGGATGTTGACGGCGCAGCACAGCAGGAACAGCGTGGGCTTCAGCCCCCGTTTCGCCACAAACATGCCGCCCAATAGCGAGCCGATCAGTACGGCCACCAGGCCGTACGTGCCGTAGAACAGGCCCAACTGCTCGTTCGACAGACCCAGCCCGCCTTTCGCGACCGGATCGACCATGAAGAACGGGCCGATCTTCTCCAGCAGGCCGATCGACAGGCGGAACAGGAAGCCGAAGCCGATCATCAGCCACACGTCGCGCTTCTGGAAGAACGTGACGAACGAATCCTTCAGGATGAACCACGCGTCGGCGACGGAGGAGGGCGCGTTCTCGGCCTTGGCGCCATCCGGCATCGTCTTCAGGTGCCAGGCCGCCATTGCCAGCGTGACGCCCGCCACGATGAAGAAGATGATGCGCCAGCTGTCGATCCATGCGGGACCGAACGTGCCCGCGTCGTGGTGGAACGTGTTGGTGTGCAGCCAGCCGGACAGATACACCAGGCCGCCCGACGCGACGATCGGCCCCACGTTCCACGACAGGCTCTGGATGCCGCAGTACAGCGACTGCGAACGCGAGTCCAGGCTCGTGACGTAGACGCCGTCCGCGGCGATGTCCTGGGTGGCGCCGATGAACGAAAGCAGCACGAACAACGTCACCATGATCGCCATGTAGCCGGGCAGCGACATCGCCAGCGCTACGCAGCCGAAGCCGGCCGCCAGGATGACCTGCGTCCACAGCACGAAGAACTTCTTGGTGCGGTACATCTCGACGAACGGCGCGAACAGCGGCTTGATCGTGTATGCGAGAATCAGGTAGCTGGCGTATTCGGCCGCGCGGCCGTTGTCCATGCCCAGGTTCTTGAACATGATCGCCGTCACGTTCGTCAGCATCACGTAGGCCAGCGCCATCGTGAAGTAGCCGGTCGGGACCCACAGCAGGGGGCTGGTGCGCCGCGCCGTGGTGGCGGGATGGGCGGTGCCCGCATCGTTGGCGGTCAGGGTGTGCGCCTCGTTGGGCATGATGTCTCCTTGTTATCGTATATGACACCGGGGACAGGCACCGATCTCAGGGTCGAAGACCCTGGGATCGGTGCCTGTCCCCAAGGGTTTCATGGGCCGAATGCTACCCCCGCCGCTGCCCGTCGATAAACTCGCGGTACCACAGCGCGCTGTCCTTCGGCGTGCGCTTCTGCGTCGCGTAGTCCACGTGGACGATGCCGAACCGCTTGGCGTAGCCGGAATTCCATTCGAAATTATCCAGCAGGCTCCACAGGAAGTAGCCGCGCACGTCCACGCCCTGGCGCATCGCCTCCTGCAGGGCGCCCAGGTGGCGCTGCACGAATTCGATGCGCTTGTTGTCCGGCACGTGGCCGTCGACGACCTGGTCCGGGTTCGCCATGCCGTTTTCCGTGATGTAGATCGGCGGCAGTTCGTACTGGCCATGCAGCTTGACCAGCAGTTCCGTCAAGCCCTGCGGATAGATCTCCCAGCCCATGTCCGTCGTGCCCAGCGCCGCTTCCGGCTGGCGTGGCGGCGTTTCGGCGCTGGCGTAATGCCGAAAGTAATAGTTTACGCCAAGGAAGTCGATCGGCTGGCGGATGATGTCGAAGTCGCCGTCCTGGATCTCGGGGCCATTGGCGCCATGCACGCGCAGCGCCAGTGCCGGATAGTGCCCCTTGAAGATCGGGTCCATGAACCATTCGACGGAACGGGAATATTCGAAGGCGGCCAGGTCGTGGTCGGCCTGGCTGTCCGTGGCCGGGTCGGACGTCCACTGGTTCAGCACGATGCCCAGCTGGGCCGGACTGGCCACGGCACGCATGGCCTTGATCGCCAGCCCGTGCGACAACAGCAGGTGGTGCGACACCTGGACCGACTGCTTGAGGTCGGCCACGCCTGGGGCGAACTGAGCGTTGCCATAGCCGAGGTTGGCCGTGCACCAGGGTTCGTTATGGGTTGAAATCGTTTTCACACGATGGCCAAAACGACGCGCCACTTCCGCTGCATAGTGCGCGAAGCGGTAGGCGGTGTCGCGGTTCAGCCAGCCGCCGTCGTCCTGCAGGCCTTGCGGCAGGTCCCAGTGGTACAGCGTGACGTGGGCGGCGATGTTCTTGCTGTCCAGCTCGTCCAGCAGCTTCTCATAGAACGCAAATCCCGCCTCGTTCCAGGCACCCTTGCCGTCGGGCTGGACCCGTGCCCAGGCCATCGAGAAGCGGTAGGCATCCACGTGCAGGCTGGCCATCAGCGCCACGTCCTCGGGATAGCGGTGGTAGTGGTCGCAGGCGATGTCGCCATTGCTGCCGTCGATTACCTTGCCAAGCGTGTGGCTGAACGTGTCCCAGATGGACGGGCCCTTGCCGTCGGCGGCGGCAGCGCCTTCGATCTGGAAGGCGCTGGTGGCGACGCCCCAGGTGAAGGCGGGCGGAAATTGCAGTTGATCGGTCATCGTGTCGTCGTGGAGAGGAATGAAAGGCCTTGAAATCGTTTTCAAGCGTTCCGGCCATTAAACCGCAAGGTGACAGATGTGTCAATCCGCAGCCGCCGTGTTTCGTGGTGAACTCAGCGGGGCGCGTACTTGTCGAAGTTGGTTTCGTAGTCGGCCATGTTCTCGTCCATCATCTTGTCGAACTGGGTGCGGAAATATTCCAGGGCGCCCGTTTTGTTGGCGCTGAAGTGTTCCGCACTGCCGGCGCTGCGGGCCAGCAGGTAGGCATTGAAGCGGGCGGCCGCGAACATCAGGGCGGCGCCGGCCACGTGGGGCGGGGCGCCGCTGGCTTGCCCTTGTTCGTTGGCGTGCTGGATGAAGGTGTCGATCAGTTGCCAGAACTGCTTGTCGTCGGTCTGTTCGCTCATGGGTTTCCTGTCGCTGGACAATAAAAAACCGGGCGGCGCCCGGTTGTGGTGTGGTGTCGATTCGTACCTGACTGATCAGTTGGCGACGAAGCGCGACGGGATTTCCATCTCACCGCCGTTGGCCGCTTCCGCATAGGCGCGCAACTCGCTGATCGCCCGGTCCAGTTGTTCCTTGCTCGGGTTGGCCTGGAAGCCGCGAATGCATTCGTTCAGCGAAGCTACCTTCTGGCTCCATTCCAGTCGATCGATCCTGCTCATACTGCCTCCCTACGAATTATGTTCTTGAGGAAACCATTATCCGTCAACACGCTCCGGTGCTCCGTGCGCCAGCGCACATACCGCAGAGCAGTTATGGCAGAGTGATTCGGGTTCAGCGCTGGGCGCCGCGCAGGAACAGGTCGACCCGCTGCTCCACCAGCAGCAGGTCTTCCCGCTCGCTGGCCGCATGGGGATTGAACAGGTAGCGCTTCAAATGGTCGCCCATCAGGCAATTGATCAGGTGGATCGACAATTGTTCCGCCGGGATATCGGCGCGGAACTGGCTCTGCACGTCGGGCCGGATGAAGAAGCGGTGCAGCGCCTCCCGGGTCTGGCGGGGGCCTGCATCGAAGAAGGCCTCGGCCAGCTCGGGGTCGCGGTGCGCCTCGGCGATCACCATGCGGTACAGCTGGATGGCCGTCGGTGACGACAGCATATGGTGGATGCGCACGCCGAAGTCGATCAGCACCTCGCGGATCGGGCGGCGGTTGGTGCCCAGGTCTTCCATCGTGGCGAAGTAGGCATTGCGGCCCGACAGCAGCACTTCACGGAACAGCCCGCTTTTGCCACCGAACTTCACATAGATCGTGCGCACGGCCACCCGCGCGCGCCGCGCGATCATTTCCAGGCTGACCTTGGCGTACCCTTTTTCGAGGAACAGTTCGCCGGCTGAATTGATCAGTTCCTGCGTGCGCGCTTCCGCGTCACAGGCACGCGGGCGGCCTGCGCCACGCGCGCCCAGCTCCAGCGGACAGCGATGCGACGGTTCGGGGGCTTGCTCGTCAGACATTTCTCTCGACATGGAAGGGAAAACCGAAGGCTATCAGAAGTGGGATACTTTATGCCACCTAGAAATGAAATGCAATCGTTTCATTTCTTGACTTCAGCCAATCTTTATCGAATAATGCACAGACACCATTTCATTTCCGGAGCACCATCATGTCCAACCAGCCCAACCATGCCGACCCCAAAGTGCTCAGTGCCGTTCCGCCGGGGAGCCCCGCGCCCGCCGCCGCGCCGGCCAAGAAGCAGCCGAACCGCAAGGTTGTCGTGGTGGCCGGGCTGATCGCCATCGCCGCGCTGGCCGCGGGTGGCCGCATGTGGTACCGCAGCACCCACTTCGTGGAAACGGAAAACGCCTACGTGGCGGGCCACGTGCACCCGGTATCGGCGCGCATCGCCGGCATCGTCAC
This is a stretch of genomic DNA from Pseudoduganella chitinolytica. It encodes these proteins:
- a CDS encoding GH1 family beta-glucosidase; this translates as MTDQLQFPPAFTWGVATSAFQIEGAAAADGKGPSIWDTFSHTLGKVIDGSNGDIACDHYHRYPEDVALMASLHVDAYRFSMAWARVQPDGKGAWNEAGFAFYEKLLDELDSKNIAAHVTLYHWDLPQGLQDDGGWLNRDTAYRFAHYAAEVARRFGHRVKTISTHNEPWCTANLGYGNAQFAPGVADLKQSVQVSHHLLLSHGLAIKAMRAVASPAQLGIVLNQWTSDPATDSQADHDLAAFEYSRSVEWFMDPIFKGHYPALALRVHGANGPEIQDGDFDIIRQPIDFLGVNYYFRHYASAETPPRQPEAALGTTDMGWEIYPQGLTELLVKLHGQYELPPIYITENGMANPDQVVDGHVPDNKRIEFVQRHLGALQEAMRQGVDVRGYFLWSLLDNFEWNSGYAKRFGIVHVDYATQKRTPKDSALWYREFIDGQRRG
- a CDS encoding TlpA disulfide reductase family protein, producing the protein MDILRLGPLVLPFHAVLALLGLGIANAVAAWFRRARGVDPGPALWRMTVAGFLAGRLFFVLRHHDLYAASPWSALNFRDGGFSALAGWLAALLTGAIVARASAPLRRALLAATLAGGAVWFGATQLNQAMAPAREPIPPIAVQRLDGAAVTLDSFKGRPLVVNLWATWCGPCRREMPALMAAQRANPQVAFVFVNQGESAETVRQFLAAQKLAIANVLIDPARRVGTGTRSLGYPTTLFYDAAGRLRDRHVGELSQATAREYIAGLDRLP
- a CDS encoding TetR/AcrR family transcriptional regulator; this encodes MSDEQAPEPSHRCPLELGARGAGRPRACDAEARTQELINSAGELFLEKGYAKVSLEMIARRARVAVRTIYVKFGGKSGLFREVLLSGRNAYFATMEDLGTNRRPIREVLIDFGVRIHHMLSSPTAIQLYRMVIAEAHRDPELAEAFFDAGPRQTREALHRFFIRPDVQSQFRADIPAEQLSIHLINCLMGDHLKRYLFNPHAASEREDLLLVEQRVDLFLRGAQR
- a CDS encoding DUF3144 domain-containing protein, whose product is MSEQTDDKQFWQLIDTFIQHANEQGQASGAPPHVAGAALMFAAARFNAYLLARSAGSAEHFSANKTGALEYFRTQFDKMMDENMADYETNFDKYAPR
- a CDS encoding monooxygenase, which encodes MIIAITSFKLPKPISRDEAQRIFLSTAPTYQGVEGLLQKHYVLSEDGGTAGGVYFWKTRAAADAMYTAAWREFVREKYGTEPTVTYFDSPVVVDNVTGQVFQNEAGA
- a CDS encoding MFS transporter, whose product is MALAYVMLTNVTAIMFKNLGMDNGRAAEYASYLILAYTIKPLFAPFVEMYRTKKFFVLWTQVILAAGFGCVALAMSLPGYMAIMVTLFVLLSFIGATQDIAADGVYVTSLDSRSQSLYCGIQSLSWNVGPIVASGGLVYLSGWLHTNTFHHDAGTFGPAWIDSWRIIFFIVAGVTLAMAAWHLKTMPDGAKAENAPSSVADAWFILKDSFVTFFQKRDVWLMIGFGFLFRLSIGLLEKIGPFFMVDPVAKGGLGLSNEQLGLFYGTYGLVAVLIGSLLGGMFVAKRGLKPTLFLLCCAVNIPNATFLLMAYYQPTDVFVISAGVAIEKFFYGFGSVGFMIYLMQQLAPGKYTTTHYAFGTGLMGLCMMVTGLVSGHLQQLLGYVNYFWFVMAATIPSFLVTWFAPFHHKEG